AAATTGACGAAGTCAAAGAAGAGATTACCGCGCGTTTGCTCCCTAAAAAACAGCAGGAAGCTTTTGAAGAGTTGATTCGGGAACTTAAAAAATCTTCCGAGATAGTTATTTTTGAAGAAAATATTCCCACTTCTGATAATGGTTCTTCGCCAGAGGAAGGAGCAACTGAATAACCGATGTTAGAGACCTTAAGAAAGGCTCTAAGGCTGGTTGGAAAGGAAGAGTATGTAGAAGTACGCTTGGAAAAAATAGTTTCTACTCGCCTCACCCTTCAGAATGGTTGTATAGAAGCACTTAAGGAAGAAGAGATAATGGGTGGATATGTGCGGGTTTTTAGGAGTGGTTTTGGGTGGTATTTTGAGACTTTTTCAGGATGGGAAAACATCCTGGAGAAGATTAGGAGCGCTTTACATAGCGCTTCTCTTAAAAACCCGACTGCTTTTCACTCGGGTGTTGTCAGGGGTGAGGCGTTCGAAGATGAGCATCTGGCTCAACTTGAGGAGGATTTTCGCTGTGTGCCTTTTGAAGAAAAGGTAAAGATTGCCAGATGTTATGCTGAACTGATGCCTGAAGTCTCAAGTTTTCTGGTTAACTCCTCGGTAGACTATCGAGACGAATTTCGAGAAATTTATCTGGCAAATTCAGACGGGACGCTGCTCCATCTGGAAAAGCCAGATATCAGTATGGTTTTTACTGCGGTTTGCAGGAAAGGGGATGTCATCGAGCTTTATCGCAATGGAGTGGCCAGAAGAGCAGGGTTAGAAGCGGTGAAAGGGCTTGAGGCTCTGGCGAAAGAAGTGGTTGCTCGCGCGGCATCTCTTCTTGAGGCCAGACCTTTGCCTGGTGGGGTATATGACGTAGTATTGGATCCTACCTTAGCGGGTGTTTTCATTCATGAAGCGTTTGGGCATCTTAGTGAAGCCGATTTTCTCTACCATAACGAGCGACTTAAAAAGGAAATGACTCTGGGCCGAAGAGTTGCCTCACCATTGCTTTCAGTTTTTGATGATGGGAGCGTAGATGGTTTGAGAGGGTCTTCGCCTTATGATGACGAGGGAATTCCTACTCGCAAAACCTATCTCATTCGTGAGGGTATTTTGACGGGCCGATTGCACTCCCGAGAGACTGCTTTTTCCATGCAGGAGGAATTAACCGGTAACGCACGTACGGTAGGGTTTATGTATGCTCCTCTGGTTAGGATGACTAACACAGCCATTGAGAGCGGAAAAACATCGAAAGAAGAACTTTTTGGAGATATAAAAAGAGGAGTGTACGCCGTGGAGTACCTGGGTGGCAATACAGCACTGGAGCTTTTTACCTTTTCTCCCGCATACGGTTTTTTAATCGAGAATGGGAAAATTACCGATATAGTTAAAAATTTTGTTTTAAGTGGTAATCTTTTTGAGACCCTTCAAAAAATTGACTGTATTGCTAATGATTTTGTTTGGAATGAGCTGGGTGGGTGTGGTAAGGGCTTGCAGATGGGTTTGCCTACTCCCACCGGCAGTCCCCATGTCAGGTTGAGGGAAACGCTCGTAGGAGGGAGCGAGTAATGTTTTCTGGATTGGAGAAGCTTGCCAGTAAAGGTATGGCGGGAGACCTTTATCGTGCCAAGGTAAAGTCAAAGACCGTTCGTTTTGAGGGTGGCATTTTAAGGCAGTGTGAGGTCGAGGACTCTGATGGGTTTGGACTCAGGGTTATCAACAACGAGGGCAGGCTGGGTTTCGTGGCCTTTAATTCTCCCTCTCTTTTTGAGGAGATGCTGGAGAAGGCCTGCTCAATCAGCAAGTTTGGTGACCAGGTAGCGTACACTCTACCCTCGTATCCCGTTTTAAAGGGTTGGGATAGCTTTGTGGACCGACGGGTGGTTGATATTGATTTTGCCGAGATGATAGAGATAGGAACTTATGTCATCGACCGCATCAGGGAAGAATATCCGGAAGTCGTTTTAAATCTCAGTGTAAAAGCCGGGACGGAAAAGAAAGAGCTTGTGAACCATCATCAAGAGATGCTTTCTTTCGAACGAACCTTTTTTGGGGTAGAAGCTGAAGTGAATTTGACCAGAGAATCAGATATCCTGGAATTCTCTGTGGAGAGATTTTGGGGTAATCGTGATATTGACCTGGACCACTTTATCAGCGAGATACTTTTCAGGTTGGAATTTTCGCAGAAGGAATGTAGGGTTGAAGGTGGAGCTTATCCCGTTCTTTTCACTCCCCAGGGTTTGCTGGTTTTACTTTATCCTCTTTTTTACGCTTTGAATGGCAGAAATATTGCCTTTAATCGCTCTTTTCTGAAGGGCAAGTTGGGAAAACTGGTTTTTTCTCCACTTCTATCTCTTGCTGAAGTGCCTTACGAAGCCTGGACACTTGGTTCCTGTCCTTTTGATGATGAAGGGATTATGACTGTCCGGGAGAGGGAACTGATTGTGGCTGGAGAAGTCAAATCGGCCTTTTGGGATCTTTTTTCTGCTTTTCTGGAAGGCGTTGAACCTTCTGGGAATGGTTTCAGACAATCCTATCGAACTCTTCCCTATCCTGAGCTTTCCTGTGTTAAGATTAAAGGAGGGTTAAGGAGCCAGGAGACCCTTATTGAAGAGCTGGAAAAAGGATTGATTGTGGATAGTGTCCTGGGTTTAGGTCAGAGTAATGTTTCTGCTGGGCACTTTTCTTGCAATGTAAACTTGGGTTTTTACGTTGAGGACGGGGAAATACGAGGACGGGTCAAAAATGTGATGATTAGCGGTAATGCCTTTGAAGCCCTTAGAAACATTCAAGAAGTTTCCAGAGATGCTCGCTGGGTCTATGGCAGGTGGCTTTTGCCCTGGATGGTTGTAGAGCCAATAAGAGCGGATGCCAAAGCTTAGTACTTGAGACTGATTTGTTTACAGTATGCAGATAATCCTGTTTTGGTTGAAAAACAGCTGATTACAAAGGAAGGTGAAGGAGTAGTGTTTGAGCAAGTGGACCTTAAAACAGAATGGGGGAAATTTGAAGAGGAAATTCTGGAGTTCTGGAAGCGAAATTCGATTTTTGAAAAAAGCCTTAGGCAACGCGAGCAGAGCCCTCGTTTTGTTTTTTATGAAGGTCCCCCCACTGCCAATGGCTATCCTCATGCCGGGCACGTGATTGGAAGGAGTATAAAGGATCTCATTCCCCGCTATAAGACGATGTGTGGTTATTACGTTCCCAGAAAAGCAGGTTGGGATACCCATGGTTTGCCGGTAGAACTCGAGGTTGAAAAGGAACTGGGAATTTCTGGCAAACCTCAAATTGAAGAGTATGGAATTGACCGCTTCAACAAAAAATGCAAAGAAAGTGTATTGAAGTACATTCGGGAATGGGAAAAGCTCACCGAGAGAATAGGCATCTGGATGGACCTTAATAATCCCTATATTACCTTTGACAATAGTTACATAGAGAGTTTGTGGTGGGTTTTGAAGCAACTTTGGGATAAGGGTTTACTTTATCAGGGCTACAAAGTGCTTCCTTACTGTGCTCGTTGTGGCACTTCGCTTTCCAGCCACGAAGTGGCACTTGGATATCGTGATACTGAGGACCCTAGTGTTTTTGTTAAGTTTAGAATTGCTGGGCAGGAAAAGGCATATTTCCTGGTGTGGACTACAACTCCCTGGACCTTAGTAGCCAATGTTGCGCTTGCAGTGGGGAAAGAACTTGAGTATCTCGAGGTAGAACACCTTACTTCTCAGGAAAGGTTTATCCTTAGCCAGCAAGGTTTTGAGCGCATTTTCACCCCTGAAGAAAGAAAAGAGTTCAAAGTTGTTCGTTCCCTGAAAGGTAAGGACTTAATTGGGTTACGTTATGAACCTTTGATGGATTTTCTGAGAGCTGAGAAGGGTTACCAGGTCTTTGGAGCAGATTTTGTTTCTACAGAGGAAGGAACGGGCATCGTGCATATTGCTCCTGCCTTTGGTGAAGATGATATGGCTTTGGCCAGAGAATATGACCTTCCCGTCTTGCAGCCAGTTAAACCTGACGGCACTTATTCTGATGAAGTGTTTCTCTGGAAGGGAATGTGGGTTAAGGATGCAGACCCCTTGATTATTGAATACCTGAGAGAGCAAAATAAGCTTTTCCGAGTGGAGACGTATCGTCACACTTATCCTTTTTGCTGGAGGTGTGATACGCCTCTTTTGTACTACGCTAAGGAAAGCTGGTTTATCAAGACTACTGCCTTCCGAGACCTCCTTATCGAGAATAATCGCAAAATCAACTGGTTTCCGCCTCATATTCAGGAAGGAAGGTTTGGGAATTTCCTTGAAAACGTGGTCGATTGGGCTCTTTCTCGGGAGCGCTACTGGGGAACACCTCTGAATATATGGGTTTGTGAAAACTGTAATTCTAAAGAAGCCATAGGTTCAATAGCCGAACTTCGTTCTCGATCTCTGAAAAGGCTTGACAGCATTGAGTTACATCGCCCTTATGTGGATGAGGTTATTATACAGTGTCCTCATTGTTCTGGTGTCATGCGTCGGGTCAAGGAAGTCATTGACTGCTGGTTTGATTCGGGTGCGATGTTTGTGGCGCAATATCATTACCCTTTCGAGAACCAGGAAGAGTTTGCGCGGAGTTTTCCGGCTGATTTTATATGCGAAGCCATAGACCAAACTCGAGGCTGGTTTTACAGCTTGCATGTGCTGGCTACTCTGTTATTTGCGTCTCCTGCCTATCGTAACTGTTTGGTAACCGAGCTTGGTTTGGACGAAAAGGGGCAGAAAATGAGCAAACACATTGGTAATGTGATTAGCCCCTGGGAACTGATTTCCATGTATGGTGCTGATGTGCTGCGCTGGTACGTTTTCTCAGTTTCTCCTCCCTGGATGCCCAAACGCTTTGGCAAAAAGGCACTGGGTGAGGTGTTCAGTAAGTTCTTCAGTACCTTCTGGAATGTTTTTAACTTTTTCGTTACCTATGCTAATATTGATGGTTTTGAACCCGAGTGCCTTCCAGAATGGGATATCGAGAGGGGCAACGTTTTTGACCGCTGGATTGTTGCTCGTCTCCACTTCTTGATAAACGAGGTAAGAAGTTGCCTGGAATCTTTTGAAATTTCCAAGGCTGCTAAAGCTATCGAGTACTTTGTGGTGGAGGACTTGAGTAACTGGTATATAAGGCGTTCAAGAAGACGTTTCTGGAAGGAAGGTTGGGACGAAGATAAAGAGAGTGCCTATAAAACGCTTTTTAGAGTGTTGTTTGAATTAAGTCGCTTAATGGCTCCCTTTGTTCCCTTTGCTGCTGAGCTTGCTTATCAGCGTTTAACGCAAGGGATTCGGCAGAAAAGGGAGAGTGTTCATCTTGAAGATTACCCTTTGTCTCGGGAAGAATTGTTGGACAAAGAACTTGTTGCCACCATGGAGGTAGTGCGAACGCTTGCTAACCTGGGTAGGTCAGTCCGTAACAAAATCAACATCAAGCTCCGCCAGCCTCTGAGAAAAGCTTTGCTGGTTGTGCCTGAGGTGAGTGAGCGAGAACGTGCACGCCAATTCGAAAATTTATTGAAAGAGGAGCTTAACGTTAAACAGGTGGCCTGGCTTGAGCACTTGCCTGAAGAGGTACAAATCGTTTTGAAGCCTAACTTTAAGGAATTAGGTCCTCGTTTTGGAACAAAAGTTAAAGAAATCGCCGGTTTTTTGGCTAAATGCTCACGAGACGAAGCCCTGCGTTTGTTTGAACAGGGAGAGCTTGTTCTCCATTTGGAAGACGGACCGATTGTTTTATCACATTCAGAGGTTGAGGTTCTTCTTAAAACAACGGGCACTTTGCACATGGAAAGTGCGGGTAAGTATGCAGTTATCCTTGATGCGGCCTTAGATGAGGAACTCAGGAAAGAAGGAATAGTTAGGGACGTCATTCATCGTGTACAGTTAATGCGCAAGGAAGCGGGTTTTGAGATCACTGACCGCATAGTGCTTTTGGTTGATGACTCCACAGCAGAGCCGTTAAAGCAAGTTTTTCTTGAACTTGCGCCCTTGATTCGAGAAGAAGTCCTGGCCAAAGAAATTGTTTTTGGCAAAATTGATGGCAACCAGATTTTTAAAGAAGAGTTCCAGGTTTCGGGAATGAAAGCGATTCTCGGAGTTAAAAAATGCTGAAAATCCGGAATTTTCTGGTATTTTTTACTATAAGCTTAATCCTGTTTTTCCTAACTGTTTCTGCCTGGCCTTCTGACGTGCGTTATGTGGTGAAGCCGGGTGATACACTCTGGGTAATTTCCAGAAGGTGTGGTGTTTCCCTTGAGAACCTTATGAAGGCTAACGGTTTGACCGAAGACAGTGTTTTGCAGATTGGAACTGAGCTGCTCATCCCTTCGGTGAATGATTCCTCTCAGGTTAAGTACCAGGTGAGGCCTGGAGATACTCTTTGGGCGATATCCAGGTCTTTTGGGGTGTCACTGAAAAGCTTGATGGAGGCAAACGGGTTGAGTGAACAAAGCATTCTCAGAGAGGGTCAAACTATTGTTATTCCTACTGGGGAAGCGCCACAGGCTGGTGATGGGCAGAAGAGAGAGGAGCTTCTTACTGCTACCACGAGACACCGGGTTCAGAAGGGGGAATCGCTCTGGTTGATTTCTCGTTTTTATGGAGTGGATATGCGTAGCATCATGGAAGCAAACGGGCTTGATGAGAACTCGGTTTTGCAAGTGGGTATGGAGCTCGTAATTCCTCTTGGAGAGTTTCAAAAAATTGAATCTCCAGAGCATCCAGCTGTTGCCAGTGAAAAAGAACAGGAGATGCAGGTCTATGAGGTGTGTCCAGGTGACACTTTGTGGTCAATCTCTCGCCGTTTTGGAGTTTCCATTAACTCGCTTCTTGTAGCCAATAATCTTTCTAACCCTGATAAGCTAAAAGTTGGCCAGAGCCTGGTTATCCCTCCTGCTCAGAAAGTTACTGCTTTTTCTCAAGATTACGTAGTTTACGAGATTCAAAAAGGTGACACCCTGTGGTCAATTTCTCGAAGGTTTAAGGTTTCTATGGAGCTTCTGGCGAGTGTGAATGGTTTAACGGAGCGGAGTATACTCAGGATTGGCCAGAAAATTCGTATTCCTTCTCACCTTGCTCCAAATTACGGAGGTGGGGGAGGCTTTACGTGGCCGCTTCGGGGACGCATTACTTCGTACTTTGAAAGAAGGAGCAGGAACTTTCACTATGGAATAGATATTGCAGCTCCTCCTGGCTCGATTATCAGAGCAGCCCAGAGTGGTGTGGTGACTTATAGTGGTTGGATGAGTGGTTATGGAAGAGTGGTTATTATTTCCCATCCTAATGGTTTTCAGACGCTTTATGCACATAACTCGGCCAATCTGGTTACTCGAGGAGAACGGGTTAATCGTGGAGACCCTATCGCCCGAGTGGGACGCACTGGCAATGCTACTGGCTATCATCTCCATTTTGAAGTAAGGGTTAACAATAAAGCGGTAGATCCTCTTCAATATTTGCGAGGTGGATAGTTTGGAAAGAGAAGAAGCAATAAGGCTTTTGAAAAAACGCCTCAGAAACCCAAATCTTATCAAACACGCCCTTGCTTGTGAAAGCATTATGGCTGCACTTGCCCGAAAATTGGGAAAAGACCCTACTTCCTGGTCACTGGTGGGTCTTTTGCACGATATTGATTATGAGCAGACTAAGGACAATCCCGCTTATCATGGATTAATTGGCGCAGAAATGCTTGTTGATTTAGGATTGGGGGAGGAAGTCTTGAGGGCCATTAAGGCGCACAATCCAGCGACGGGTTTTTCCCCTCAGAACAAGCTGGAATGGGCTATTTTTTGTGTAGACCCAACCAGCGGTTTCATCGTGGCCTGCGCACTTATTCATCCTCAAAAGAAATTGGCCCCCCTTGATCTGGAGTTTCTGTTGAATCGCTTTAAGGAAAAGAGTTTTGCCAGGGGTGCTGACCGGGAGCAGATAAGAAGTTGCGAAGAATTGGGGCTTTCTCTTGAGGATTTTCTTTCCCTTTCTCTTGCAGCTATGAAAGAGAAAAGCCAGGAGCTTGGTTTGTAGTTTTTAACCTGCACAGGGGTCGAACTATCTATCCCACTTATGGTCCAGATTTTTTCGGTTTTACTTGGGCTTTATTTACTGCTTTTTTTCTGGTATCTTTCTTATAAGGGTTTCCTCTGCTTGGACTTTCCAAAAGTTCTTGGTATTCAATAAGTTCGAGGTAGTGTTTTGTTGACAACTTGCAGGGGAGATATTATAATGCTCGTGAAGGTCAAAGAAGGTAAAATTAACCCGTAAGGATGGTTGGTGGCGGTATGGAATTTAAAGATTACTACAAAATACTGGGAGTTGATAGAAACGCTGATGAAAAGGAAATAAAACGCGCTTATCGGCGACTGGCAAGAAAATATCATCCAGATCTGAACCCAGGCGATAAAGAAGCAGAAAAAAAATTCAAGGAAATTAATGAAGCCTATGAGGTTTTGAGTGACCCCGAAAAACGAAAAAGGTATGATGAACTTGGAGCCGCCTGGAATACCTATGGACAACAAAATACGGAGCAGTTCTGGCAAGATTTTTATCGCAAGTATGGGGCTTCTGGACAACGGTATTATACTGCGGGTGAGGCACAGGCAGAGTGGGGTGGTTTTGAAGATTTTAGCGACTTTTTCAAAATACTCTTCGGTGATATTTTTTCTTCAGAGAGACCTTCTGGGAGAGGATTCAGGGTATATCGTACCTATCGGAGCAGTCCTTTTGCAGAGCATACTACTAAAAAAGAAACTCCGACTTCAGAACCTACCCATGAAGTGGAAATTAGTCTGGAGGAAGTGTATCGGGGGACCACCAGAAATATAAAAGTTGCCTTTGATGAAATATGTAGTGCCTGCTCTGGTACTGGTAAAAGTGGTAACTTTGGAGTGTGTTCATCTTGTAATGGAGAAGGAGTAATTAGGAAAAGCAAAACAGTTAATGTAACCATACCTCCAGGCCTGGATGATGGGTCAAAGCTGCGCATCCCAGGTGTTGCTGGTGGTAGAGATCTTTATTTGCGGATCAAAATAAAACCCCATCCAGTTTTCCGTAAAGAAGGTTCGAATTTGAGCCTGGATTTACCGGTAACTCTTTATGAAGCTTTGCTGGGAGCGGAGGTTGAAATTCCTCTCTTAGATGGTAAAAAAGTCAGATTGAAAATTCCTCCTGAAACCCAAAATGGTACTGTGTTGCGCTTAAAGGGTTTGGGTTTTGTAGATCCTAAAACTAAGG
This portion of the Thermatribacter velox genome encodes:
- a CDS encoding DnaJ C-terminal domain-containing protein, with the protein product MEFKDYYKILGVDRNADEKEIKRAYRRLARKYHPDLNPGDKEAEKKFKEINEAYEVLSDPEKRKRYDELGAAWNTYGQQNTEQFWQDFYRKYGASGQRYYTAGEAQAEWGGFEDFSDFFKILFGDIFSSERPSGRGFRVYRTYRSSPFAEHTTKKETPTSEPTHEVEISLEEVYRGTTRNIKVAFDEICSACSGTGKSGNFGVCSSCNGEGVIRKSKTVNVTIPPGLDDGSKLRIPGVAGGRDLYLRIKIKPHPVFRKEGSNLSLDLPVTLYEALLGAEVEIPLLDGKKVRLKIPPETQNGTVLRLKGLGFVDPKTKEKGDLLVKVQVVLPRQLSAKEKELFQELATLRHENPRLNLVS
- a CDS encoding LysM peptidoglycan-binding domain-containing protein, which gives rise to MLKIRNFLVFFTISLILFFLTVSAWPSDVRYVVKPGDTLWVISRRCGVSLENLMKANGLTEDSVLQIGTELLIPSVNDSSQVKYQVRPGDTLWAISRSFGVSLKSLMEANGLSEQSILREGQTIVIPTGEAPQAGDGQKREELLTATTRHRVQKGESLWLISRFYGVDMRSIMEANGLDENSVLQVGMELVIPLGEFQKIESPEHPAVASEKEQEMQVYEVCPGDTLWSISRRFGVSINSLLVANNLSNPDKLKVGQSLVIPPAQKVTAFSQDYVVYEIQKGDTLWSISRRFKVSMELLASVNGLTERSILRIGQKIRIPSHLAPNYGGGGGFTWPLRGRITSYFERRSRNFHYGIDIAAPPGSIIRAAQSGVVTYSGWMSGYGRVVIISHPNGFQTLYAHNSANLVTRGERVNRGDPIARVGRTGNATGYHLHFEVRVNNKAVDPLQYLRGG
- a CDS encoding TldD/PmbA family protein, which produces MFSGLEKLASKGMAGDLYRAKVKSKTVRFEGGILRQCEVEDSDGFGLRVINNEGRLGFVAFNSPSLFEEMLEKACSISKFGDQVAYTLPSYPVLKGWDSFVDRRVVDIDFAEMIEIGTYVIDRIREEYPEVVLNLSVKAGTEKKELVNHHQEMLSFERTFFGVEAEVNLTRESDILEFSVERFWGNRDIDLDHFISEILFRLEFSQKECRVEGGAYPVLFTPQGLLVLLYPLFYALNGRNIAFNRSFLKGKLGKLVFSPLLSLAEVPYEAWTLGSCPFDDEGIMTVRERELIVAGEVKSAFWDLFSAFLEGVEPSGNGFRQSYRTLPYPELSCVKIKGGLRSQETLIEELEKGLIVDSVLGLGQSNVSAGHFSCNVNLGFYVEDGEIRGRVKNVMISGNAFEALRNIQEVSRDARWVYGRWLLPWMVVEPIRADAKA
- the ileS gene encoding isoleucine--tRNA ligase translates to MFEQVDLKTEWGKFEEEILEFWKRNSIFEKSLRQREQSPRFVFYEGPPTANGYPHAGHVIGRSIKDLIPRYKTMCGYYVPRKAGWDTHGLPVELEVEKELGISGKPQIEEYGIDRFNKKCKESVLKYIREWEKLTERIGIWMDLNNPYITFDNSYIESLWWVLKQLWDKGLLYQGYKVLPYCARCGTSLSSHEVALGYRDTEDPSVFVKFRIAGQEKAYFLVWTTTPWTLVANVALAVGKELEYLEVEHLTSQERFILSQQGFERIFTPEERKEFKVVRSLKGKDLIGLRYEPLMDFLRAEKGYQVFGADFVSTEEGTGIVHIAPAFGEDDMALAREYDLPVLQPVKPDGTYSDEVFLWKGMWVKDADPLIIEYLREQNKLFRVETYRHTYPFCWRCDTPLLYYAKESWFIKTTAFRDLLIENNRKINWFPPHIQEGRFGNFLENVVDWALSRERYWGTPLNIWVCENCNSKEAIGSIAELRSRSLKRLDSIELHRPYVDEVIIQCPHCSGVMRRVKEVIDCWFDSGAMFVAQYHYPFENQEEFARSFPADFICEAIDQTRGWFYSLHVLATLLFASPAYRNCLVTELGLDEKGQKMSKHIGNVISPWELISMYGADVLRWYVFSVSPPWMPKRFGKKALGEVFSKFFSTFWNVFNFFVTYANIDGFEPECLPEWDIERGNVFDRWIVARLHFLINEVRSCLESFEISKAAKAIEYFVVEDLSNWYIRRSRRRFWKEGWDEDKESAYKTLFRVLFELSRLMAPFVPFAAELAYQRLTQGIRQKRESVHLEDYPLSREELLDKELVATMEVVRTLANLGRSVRNKINIKLRQPLRKALLVVPEVSERERARQFENLLKEELNVKQVAWLEHLPEEVQIVLKPNFKELGPRFGTKVKEIAGFLAKCSRDEALRLFEQGELVLHLEDGPIVLSHSEVEVLLKTTGTLHMESAGKYAVILDAALDEELRKEGIVRDVIHRVQLMRKEAGFEITDRIVLLVDDSTAEPLKQVFLELAPLIREEVLAKEIVFGKIDGNQIFKEEFQVSGMKAILGVKKC
- a CDS encoding HDIG domain-containing metalloprotein, with protein sequence MEREEAIRLLKKRLRNPNLIKHALACESIMAALARKLGKDPTSWSLVGLLHDIDYEQTKDNPAYHGLIGAEMLVDLGLGEEVLRAIKAHNPATGFSPQNKLEWAIFCVDPTSGFIVACALIHPQKKLAPLDLEFLLNRFKEKSFARGADREQIRSCEELGLSLEDFLSLSLAAMKEKSQELGL
- a CDS encoding TldD/PmbA family protein; its protein translation is MLETLRKALRLVGKEEYVEVRLEKIVSTRLTLQNGCIEALKEEEIMGGYVRVFRSGFGWYFETFSGWENILEKIRSALHSASLKNPTAFHSGVVRGEAFEDEHLAQLEEDFRCVPFEEKVKIARCYAELMPEVSSFLVNSSVDYRDEFREIYLANSDGTLLHLEKPDISMVFTAVCRKGDVIELYRNGVARRAGLEAVKGLEALAKEVVARAASLLEARPLPGGVYDVVLDPTLAGVFIHEAFGHLSEADFLYHNERLKKEMTLGRRVASPLLSVFDDGSVDGLRGSSPYDDEGIPTRKTYLIREGILTGRLHSRETAFSMQEELTGNARTVGFMYAPLVRMTNTAIESGKTSKEELFGDIKRGVYAVEYLGGNTALELFTFSPAYGFLIENGKITDIVKNFVLSGNLFETLQKIDCIANDFVWNELGGCGKGLQMGLPTPTGSPHVRLRETLVGGSE